The Methanobacterium sp. region AAAGGATGAAAATCCAAAAATTCATATTTCAGCAAGGAAAGAAGGCAGTGAACACCTTTTCAGTATCTGATAATGGGATAGGGATGGAAGAACAATACAGTGACAAAATTTTTGAAGTTTTTAAAAGGTTACATTCTATTGGAGAATATCGAGGCGCAGGAATAGGACTTGCAATTATTAAAAGGATCGTTGATCGTCATGGAGGGCGTGTTTGGGTTGAATCAGAGCTTGGTAGAGGTTCTACTTTTTCCTTTACTATTCCAAGGAATCAAAATTAACCAATGAAAATTCTGACTTATTTTAAACTTTTAATTTCTTTATTAATCAATTAATGCCGTTTTTAAATTAATTCCATAGTTTTAATCGCACTATAAAAACATTTAATATAAACAATTTAAATAAATCAGTTGAAAGATCAGTACTTAAAAAATTTTTAAATCATCAAAACGCTTAAAATATATTTATCCGGAGGATTATCACTAATGTTATACAGAAAATTCGGGAAAACGGGTAAAAAAGTCTCAATACTCGGTTTTGGATGCATGCGGCTTCCAGTACTTGACGGAAATCCCACAAAAATCAATGAAGCCCTGGCAACGGATATGCTTCACCATGCAATAAACCGTGGGGTGAATTATGTTGATACTGCTTATCCATATCACGGTGCATCTGCAATAGAGGGTGGTATGAGCGAAATTTTTGTTGGAAAGGTCCTGAAAGACGGCTACAGGGATGATGTATATCTATCCACTAAATTACCAAGCTGGCTTGTCCAGAAAAAAGAAGACCTTAACTACTTCCTTGATGAGCAACTAAAAAGACTTCAAACTGATAGAATTGATTTCTATCTTTTACACGGTCTTGGAGCGAATACATGGGAAAATTTAACAGATGTGGATGTTTTAGAATTTCTAGACTCTGCTATTGAAGATGGAAGAATAAGGTATGCTGGTTTTTCATTTCATGATGAATTAGGCCTTTTTAAGGAAATTGTGGACTCTTATAACTGGAGTTTTTCCCAGATCCAGTTTAACTATATGGATCAGGATTTTCAGGCCGGAAAAGCCGGACTTGAATATGCAGCAGCTAAAAAAATGGGAATTGCAATCATGGAGCCCCTAAGAGGTGGCTGCCTCACAAACAACGTCCCTAAAGACATTCAGGCAATATGGGATCGTGCCCCAGTTAAAAGAAGTCTTCCAGAATGGGCTTTAAGATTCTTATGGGACAAACCAGAGATTAATGTGGTTTTAAGTGGTATGAGCACCATGGAGCAAGTTATAGAGAATGTTAAGATTGCAGAGAACGGTTACGCAGATAGTCTTACCACTGAGGAGAAATATTTGATTCAGGAAGTTAGGGAAGCCTACAGTGAAAGAATTCACGCTGTCTGCACGAGTTGTGGTTACTGTATGCCCTGTCCAAAAGGAGTGGACATTCCGCTGAACCTGAACCTGCTGAATGATGTTTATATCTACCAGAATATGGAAAAACCTGCAGGAAACTATTCATTTCTAACTGCCAAACAGGCCAGCGCTGCATTTTGTGATGAATGCGGTGAATGTGAAGAAAAATGCACACAAAGCATTCAAATAAGGGAATATCTTAAAGAAGCCAGGGAAACTTTTGATAAGAAATAATGAAATGTTTAAAATCAATAAATATTCTCTAATTATTCATTATTTTCACGAATTGCCTTTTATCTCCCATTAATAACTTATGAATTCCATTTACTATTTAAACCCTAAACCAAAATCTTCTGCATTTTTAAGGTCTTTAGAGTTAGGTCTGCCCTTATTCATTCCCCCAAATAACCTAAGAAAACTATTGGTATTGAAACCTTTACATTGAAATTCATCAAGAATTATGTAACCCTTCGCCTGTAGTTTTTCTCTAAGTTTAGAGTGATCTTTGGCTGCTTTGGACTTACTTGTTATTCCAGCGGTTGAAAATAGAAATGCTTTCTTATCATTTACTTTAGGTAGTTCATCAGCGAGTTCTAACAGAGATTCATGGTGTTTTGCACTATAAATCCCCGATCCAAAACCTATAAGATCATATTCCTGAAGTCCTTCAGGATTTATTTCTTTTGGCCATTTTATTTCTGCATTAAGAACTTTTGCAAAGACTTTCGCAATTTTTTCAGTGTTGTGGTGGTGATATGAATACAAGACCAATAGAGATTTCATTAACAACACATCCTTAGTTTTATCCACTATTTTCCATTTCATTCACCTTATTTTTAATTATAAATAATTTAATCAAGCATTTACTACCATTTCTGCTTTTTATTTTGAAATAACTAAGCTATTTCTGTAACAGGAAAAATTTTCCAAAGTTTATATTTCCCTCTTCAAGAAGCCTGAACCCGGCCTGCTCAAAGAGTGACCGCCATTCTTTACTGGAAGTGAGTATTAAAGAGAAAACACTCATTACCGCGAATGTTTGTAAGCTGATGGTGGGAACAATTATCAATATTTTCCCGCCGGGCTTAATCACGCGAAACAGCTCTTTTAATCCTGTAAGTTTTGCTTTGCCTAAATTGTTCACCATGAGGACGCTAATAACTGTGTCAAAGGTGTTATCCTCAAATTCAAGATTTAAAACATCTCCTTTTACGATCCGAACTCTGTCGGTTATTCTCGCAATTTCCAAGTTTTCCTCAAGCAATTTTTTACTAGCGATATCCTCTCCTGATTCAAAAAGGTCCAGAGCCACGATCTGTCCATTCTTCGAAACCTTGCTTAGTTCAACTGTGGCTCTGCCAGAACCACACCCCGCATCAAGGATAAGATCCTTATCAGAGGAGAATAAATCAACAAATGGAAGAGTCATATTATCAGTTTTTGAAAAATTACGGGTGACATAAGTTCCCATGAAGAAATTTGCAGATAACAAAATTAGAGGTAATGACAGTACCTGAATATAAGGTGATTTAAAATAAAAAAATATAACCATACTGACAATGAAAAATACCAATCCTAAAATCCATGGAAAGTTCTCAAATAAAATAGAACCACCAAAATCAAATTTTTCTTCATTCATTTTTTCACCATAATCTTTTTAACTGTCATGCTCCACTTTAATAATCACATTTCCCTTTTTATGGCCTTTTTCAACATAATGATGTGCACTGGCAATTTTTTCTAAAGGGTAACTTCTATCTACCATTAATTTAATTTTTTCTGCTTCAATAAGCTTTTTTATGAAAATTAAAGCTTCAGTTTTTTCAATTGACATTGCAGATATAATTTTTTTACCGCCTACTATTGAAGTCCATAAAGATAAAACTAGGTACTTCAATCCCCCGTTAGTTAAAAGATACTGGCCTTTTTCATTTAGCGATTCTTTACTACGTGAAAATGAGCTTTTTCCTACTGTATCAAAAATTATATCATATTTCTCGCCATTTTTTGTGAAATCATCTTTTGTGTAATCAATAACTCTATCTGCACCTAAAGATTTCACCAAATCAAGATTTGCAGTACTACACACCCCAGTAACTTCAGCACCAAAATATTTGGCAATTTGAACCGCAAAAGTGCCTATACTTCCAGAAGCACCAAGTATTAGAACTTTTTGTCCATTTCGAATATTTGCCTTTTCTTTAAGGAAAAAAAATGCCGTTGATGCTCCATCAACCACAGCTGCGGCTTCACCATAATTCATATTGGCCGGTTTTAGTACCAGAGATCCATTTTCGGGCATGCAATTATACTCAGCATAAGCACCAAGCCCAAAACCCGTAAATCCATAAACCTGGTCACCCTTCTTAAATCGTTTGACATCATTACCTATTTCTTCAATTTCACCAGCAAGTTCAGTACCTAAAATTTTTTTTCTAGGCTTTAGCAGTCCCAGAAATAATCGGCTAATGATTGTATCGCCTCTTCTCATCAAGCAATCCGCTGCTGTTACAGTTGTGGCATATATTTTTATAAGGACTTCATTATCATTTGGAGTTGGTTTTTTTACCTCTTTTAATTCTAAAACAGCCGGTGTTCCGTATTTTGTATATACAATCCCTTTCATAATTTTTCCCCAAATTATTTGATTCAAAAATTTCCTGATTATTAATTATTTTCATTTACTGCTTCATTTACCAATGAGTAGAGCATATATTAATTTTCGCATGTTGAACACGGCAATATTAACATTTAATCGCATTTAATTTCAGTTTTTTATTATATTGATAAATTTGAGCTATTAAATATCCATAAAATACGAGAGAAAAGATTAGAAGCAGTGAAAGTAATTTTGT contains the following coding sequences:
- a CDS encoding ATP-binding protein yields the protein RMKIQKFIFQQGKKAVNTFSVSDNGIGMEEQYSDKIFEVFKRLHSIGEYRGAGIGLAIIKRIVDRHGGRVWVESELGRGSTFSFTIPRNQN
- a CDS encoding aldo/keto reductase, with product MLYRKFGKTGKKVSILGFGCMRLPVLDGNPTKINEALATDMLHHAINRGVNYVDTAYPYHGASAIEGGMSEIFVGKVLKDGYRDDVYLSTKLPSWLVQKKEDLNYFLDEQLKRLQTDRIDFYLLHGLGANTWENLTDVDVLEFLDSAIEDGRIRYAGFSFHDELGLFKEIVDSYNWSFSQIQFNYMDQDFQAGKAGLEYAAAKKMGIAIMEPLRGGCLTNNVPKDIQAIWDRAPVKRSLPEWALRFLWDKPEINVVLSGMSTMEQVIENVKIAENGYADSLTTEEKYLIQEVREAYSERIHAVCTSCGYCMPCPKGVDIPLNLNLLNDVYIYQNMEKPAGNYSFLTAKQASAAFCDECGECEEKCTQSIQIREYLKEARETFDKK
- a CDS encoding flavodoxin family protein; the encoded protein is MKWKIVDKTKDVLLMKSLLVLYSYHHHNTEKIAKVFAKVLNAEIKWPKEINPEGLQEYDLIGFGSGIYSAKHHESLLELADELPKVNDKKAFLFSTAGITSKSKAAKDHSKLREKLQAKGYIILDEFQCKGFNTNSFLRLFGGMNKGRPNSKDLKNAEDFGLGFK
- a CDS encoding class I SAM-dependent methyltransferase; the encoded protein is MNEEKFDFGGSILFENFPWILGLVFFIVSMVIFFYFKSPYIQVLSLPLILLSANFFMGTYVTRNFSKTDNMTLPFVDLFSSDKDLILDAGCGSGRATVELSKVSKNGQIVALDLFESGEDIASKKLLEENLEIARITDRVRIVKGDVLNLEFEDNTFDTVISVLMVNNLGKAKLTGLKELFRVIKPGGKILIIVPTISLQTFAVMSVFSLILTSSKEWRSLFEQAGFRLLEEGNINFGKFFLLQK
- a CDS encoding NAD(P)-dependent alcohol dehydrogenase, producing MKGIVYTKYGTPAVLELKEVKKPTPNDNEVLIKIYATTVTAADCLMRRGDTIISRLFLGLLKPRKKILGTELAGEIEEIGNDVKRFKKGDQVYGFTGFGLGAYAEYNCMPENGSLVLKPANMNYGEAAAVVDGASTAFFFLKEKANIRNGQKVLILGASGSIGTFAVQIAKYFGAEVTGVCSTANLDLVKSLGADRVIDYTKDDFTKNGEKYDIIFDTVGKSSFSRSKESLNEKGQYLLTNGGLKYLVLSLWTSIVGGKKIISAMSIEKTEALIFIKKLIEAEKIKLMVDRSYPLEKIASAHHYVEKGHKKGNVIIKVEHDS